A genomic region of Streptosporangium lutulentum contains the following coding sequences:
- a CDS encoding serine/threonine-protein kinase → MGTEGWAVSVPRGYRVGDWQVGRPIATGSWASVYEGRREGEDTARSALKFLATGTVTRRQLRHLQDMAQREIRLHRSLQHPRLIRLRETLVVDDAENPELDGACVLVMDQAERSLADLIRKGTPVPGAQRLIAEICEGLAHMHAAGWVHGDLKPNNVLMMADGSVRLADFGLTTEIDGTHGYLPPAGSADHVPPERWGEPLSERGYAVWTSADIWALGVTACQLLTGHLPFDAPTARARYVAATEYAEGERPLTLPASLPEAWRSWVSDCLAPNPRSRPGAGRQLYRARMLAGEVEAPPRRTHWRTAGATLMAFLVLGAVSGAGTVAPSLADPFGRWLRTGSDIPPEYRALIVEAGTRCDEPGLSPALIAGMLKTESDFDPNLSDVAKDEYGIARWTPSVLRYYLPPEHQDVVPTPPLSPEVSIPAVGRYLCVRLPLLAGVPGDPGLLGAAAFRSSDDVIREAMGVPARFRAYVERVRTHRAAYEP, encoded by the coding sequence ATGGGCACCGAGGGATGGGCGGTCAGTGTCCCCCGGGGGTACCGCGTCGGTGACTGGCAGGTCGGCAGGCCCATCGCCACGGGGAGCTGGGCGAGCGTTTACGAGGGACGGCGAGAGGGGGAGGACACGGCTCGCTCGGCGTTGAAGTTCCTGGCCACCGGTACCGTCACACGACGGCAGCTGCGGCACCTCCAGGACATGGCGCAGCGGGAGATACGCCTGCACCGCAGCCTCCAGCACCCTCGCCTGATCCGGCTGCGGGAGACGCTCGTCGTCGACGACGCCGAGAATCCCGAGCTCGACGGCGCGTGCGTCCTGGTGATGGATCAGGCGGAACGGTCGCTGGCCGACCTGATCCGAAAAGGGACCCCGGTTCCCGGCGCGCAGAGACTGATCGCCGAGATCTGCGAGGGACTGGCGCACATGCACGCCGCGGGGTGGGTGCACGGGGACCTCAAGCCGAACAACGTGCTCATGATGGCCGACGGTTCGGTGCGGCTCGCGGACTTCGGCCTGACCACCGAGATCGACGGCACCCACGGATACCTTCCCCCGGCGGGGTCGGCGGACCACGTGCCCCCGGAGCGCTGGGGTGAGCCGTTGAGCGAACGGGGCTACGCGGTATGGACCTCGGCCGACATCTGGGCGCTGGGCGTGACGGCCTGCCAGCTGCTCACCGGCCACCTTCCTTTCGACGCCCCGACCGCTCGCGCGCGCTACGTGGCCGCCACCGAGTACGCGGAGGGCGAGCGGCCTCTGACGCTCCCGGCCTCACTGCCCGAGGCCTGGCGTTCCTGGGTGAGCGACTGCCTGGCGCCGAACCCGAGGTCCCGGCCCGGCGCGGGCCGTCAGCTCTACCGGGCGCGGATGCTGGCCGGGGAGGTCGAGGCTCCGCCCCGGCGAACGCACTGGCGGACGGCGGGGGCGACGCTCATGGCCTTTCTGGTGCTGGGCGCCGTCTCGGGGGCCGGGACGGTCGCGCCGTCCCTGGCCGATCCGTTCGGCCGATGGCTGCGCACCGGCTCCGACATCCCCCCGGAGTACCGCGCGTTGATCGTCGAAGCCGGGACGAGGTGCGACGAGCCGGGCCTGAGCCCGGCGCTGATCGCCGGGATGCTGAAGACGGAGAGCGACTTCGACCCGAACCTGTCCGACGTCGCCAAGGACGAGTACGGCATCGCGCGCTGGACCCCGTCGGTGCTGAGGTACTACCTGCCTCCCGAACATCAGGACGTCGTCCCCACCCCGCCGCTGTCGCCCGAGGTCAGCATCCCCGCGGTCGGCCGCTACCTGTGCGTACGGTTGCCGCTGCTGGCCGGGGTGCCCGGGGACCCCGGGCTGCTGGGGGCCGCGGCCTTCCGCTCCTCCGACGACGTGATCCGCGAGGCGATGGGCGTCCCCGCGCGCTTTCGGGCCTACGTCGAGCGGGTGCGGACGCACCGGGCCGCCTACGAGCCGTGA
- a CDS encoding SDR family oxidoreductase — protein MFSLEGRTALVTGARTGIGRALAVGLAAAGADLVLHGRDDDLDEVEAEVRKAGRRVSRWILDLSDPGRIPEAAERLGRIDVLVNNAGIIGRAPAAEHPYAAFREVLDVNLDAVFLLSQVIGARMLAQGSGKIIMIASMLSFQGGVNVAGYTAAKHAVAGLTRALACEWAASGVQVNAIAPGYIRTGNTERLRADPEREPKIRARIPAGRWGEPEDLVGAAVFLASSASDYVNGHLLAVDGGWLAR, from the coding sequence ATGTTCTCCCTTGAGGGCAGGACCGCGCTCGTCACCGGCGCGCGGACCGGGATCGGGCGGGCTCTCGCGGTGGGCCTGGCGGCGGCGGGGGCCGATCTGGTCCTGCACGGACGCGACGACGACCTGGACGAGGTCGAGGCCGAGGTGCGAAAGGCCGGCCGGCGGGTCTCCCGGTGGATCCTCGACCTGTCGGACCCCGGGCGCATCCCCGAGGCGGCGGAGCGCCTGGGCCGGATCGACGTGCTGGTCAACAACGCCGGGATCATAGGCAGGGCCCCGGCGGCCGAGCATCCCTACGCCGCCTTCCGAGAAGTGCTCGACGTCAACCTCGACGCGGTCTTCCTGCTCAGCCAGGTCATCGGGGCGCGGATGCTGGCCCAGGGCTCGGGGAAGATCATCATGATCGCCTCCATGCTGTCCTTCCAGGGAGGCGTCAACGTTGCCGGCTACACCGCGGCCAAGCACGCCGTCGCGGGACTCACCCGGGCGCTGGCCTGCGAGTGGGCGGCCTCCGGGGTCCAGGTCAACGCGATCGCCCCCGGCTACATCAGGACCGGCAACACCGAGCGGCTGCGAGCCGATCCGGAGCGGGAACCCAAGATAAGGGCCCGCATCCCCGCGGGCCGCTGGGGGGAGCCGGAGGATCTCGTGGGCGCCGCCGTCTTCCTGGCGTCCAGCGCCTCCGACTACGTCAACGGTCATCTGCTGGCGGTTGACGGAGGCTGGCTGGCGCGCTGA
- the kduI gene encoding 5-dehydro-4-deoxy-D-glucuronate isomerase, with protein sequence MEVRHATAPDQIPGATTEWLRGRFLAEQLFVSGEVRLLYSHEDRIVVGGALPENGPLTLHCPDPLRSAYFLERRELGMVNVGGAGVVTVDGTPYRLEHRECLYVGRGAREVVFEDGAFYLVSTPAHADRPTAKAGLEDAEPVRLGGQEGSNDRTIYKYIHAKGIQSCQLVLGVTVLEPGSMWNTMPCHTHERRTEVYLYFDLPAEHRVIHLMGRPDETRNLVVADRQAVVSPPWSVHCGFGTSNYSFVWAMGGENQAFEDMEQVAIGEMR encoded by the coding sequence ATGGAGGTACGGCACGCCACGGCGCCCGACCAGATTCCCGGCGCGACGACCGAATGGCTGCGAGGCCGGTTCCTGGCCGAGCAGCTCTTCGTGTCCGGGGAGGTCCGCCTGCTCTACTCCCACGAGGATCGCATCGTGGTCGGCGGCGCGCTGCCCGAGAACGGGCCGCTGACACTGCACTGTCCCGATCCGCTCAGGTCCGCGTACTTCCTTGAGCGGCGCGAGCTCGGCATGGTCAATGTGGGCGGGGCGGGCGTGGTCACCGTGGACGGCACGCCGTACCGGCTGGAGCACAGGGAGTGCCTGTACGTCGGCCGCGGGGCCCGCGAGGTCGTCTTCGAGGACGGCGCGTTCTACCTGGTCTCCACTCCCGCGCACGCCGATCGTCCGACGGCCAAGGCCGGGCTGGAGGACGCCGAGCCCGTGCGGCTGGGCGGCCAGGAGGGGTCCAACGACCGCACGATCTACAAATACATCCACGCCAAGGGCATCCAGAGCTGCCAACTCGTGCTCGGCGTGACCGTGCTGGAGCCCGGCAGCATGTGGAACACCATGCCCTGCCACACGCACGAGCGCAGGACCGAGGTCTACCTCTACTTCGACCTGCCGGCGGAGCACCGGGTGATCCACCTGATGGGACGGCCCGACGAGACCCGGAACCTGGTGGTCGCCGATCGTCAGGCGGTGGTCTCGCCCCCCTGGTCGGTGCACTGCGGCTTCGGCACGTCGAACTACTCCTTCGTCTGGGCCATGGGCGGGGAGAACCAGGCCTTCGAGGACATGGAGCAGGTCGCGATCGGTGAGATGCGCTGA
- a CDS encoding sugar ABC transporter substrate-binding protein, producing MSRRLLGLAVAVAMTIGSAGCSSAQSSDEGLEIWIRQVPASDSAKTADKLAAAFTKATGIKAKVVALFDDFETKLQQQAAQKKLPDIVINDTAQLGNMQQQGWLREVDKAKLAGADKISEQAWKAAQAGDGKFYGTPFSAQAFALIVRSDWRKKVGQEVPQSWDDLAKLAKAFTDDDPDGNGAKDTSGFVVPATTTRGYASWYASSLIYANGGEFLRPTGGGKFAPGMADPKAVEAVKWLQDQFCTAKTVNPGAVSNDTTVTHEVFEKGQGGIYLVGPYVLARFVTNIGTDKIEVIPVPKGPSGGPGTLGEGENVYMMAGSGDEAGQQRFVEFAVSPEGQRVGMNGDAPGPIVRLPINSGVDLAAERKDPRWKVFQDAYKDARYSQPVPNWTPFRQISADAINAVWADCSADVAAAMTALDGKFTQELRTQQAS from the coding sequence ATGTCACGTCGTCTACTCGGACTCGCGGTTGCCGTGGCCATGACCATCGGATCGGCAGGCTGCTCGTCGGCGCAGAGCTCCGACGAGGGGCTGGAGATCTGGATCCGCCAGGTCCCCGCCTCCGACTCGGCGAAGACCGCCGACAAGCTGGCGGCGGCGTTCACGAAGGCCACCGGGATCAAGGCGAAGGTCGTCGCCCTCTTCGACGACTTCGAGACCAAGCTGCAGCAGCAGGCCGCGCAGAAGAAGCTTCCCGACATCGTCATCAACGACACCGCGCAACTGGGTAACATGCAGCAGCAGGGCTGGCTGCGCGAGGTCGACAAGGCCAAGCTGGCCGGTGCGGACAAGATCTCGGAGCAGGCGTGGAAGGCGGCGCAGGCCGGTGACGGCAAGTTCTACGGGACGCCCTTCTCCGCCCAGGCGTTCGCGCTGATCGTCCGCTCGGACTGGCGGAAGAAGGTCGGCCAGGAGGTCCCCCAGAGCTGGGACGACCTCGCCAAGCTGGCCAAGGCGTTCACCGACGACGACCCGGACGGCAACGGCGCCAAGGACACCTCGGGCTTTGTCGTCCCCGCGACCACCACACGCGGGTACGCGTCCTGGTACGCCTCATCGCTGATCTACGCCAACGGCGGCGAGTTCCTCAGGCCCACCGGCGGGGGCAAGTTCGCGCCGGGGATGGCCGACCCGAAGGCCGTCGAGGCCGTGAAGTGGCTGCAGGACCAGTTCTGCACCGCGAAGACGGTCAACCCGGGCGCGGTCAGCAACGACACCACCGTCACGCACGAGGTGTTCGAGAAGGGCCAGGGCGGCATCTACCTGGTCGGACCCTACGTGCTGGCCCGGTTCGTGACCAACATCGGAACCGACAAGATCGAGGTCATCCCGGTTCCCAAGGGCCCGTCCGGCGGTCCCGGCACCCTCGGCGAGGGCGAGAACGTCTACATGATGGCCGGCTCCGGCGACGAGGCCGGACAGCAGAGGTTCGTGGAGTTCGCGGTCTCCCCCGAGGGCCAGCGGGTCGGCATGAACGGCGACGCCCCCGGTCCCATCGTCCGCCTGCCGATCAACAGCGGGGTGGACCTCGCCGCCGAACGGAAGGACCCGCGCTGGAAGGTCTTCCAGGACGCCTACAAGGACGCCAGGTACAGCCAGCCGGTGCCCAACTGGACGCCGTTCCGGCAGATCTCCGCCGACGCGATCAACGCGGTCTGGGCCGACTGTTCCGCCGACGTCGCGGCGGCGATGACCGCGCTCGACGGCAAGTTCACCCAGGAACTGCGGACCCAGCAAGCCTCATGA
- a CDS encoding IclR family transcriptional regulator: protein MANVHADGTQMEPSLVKSAERAVRILETLAASPVKLNLSELQQRVGYPRSSLHALMRTLLELKWIEADEVRSAYGIGPHALLTGTAYLDKDPALPLAQETLEDLRAELGRTVHFARRDDAHVLYLASRESREAHHVIPRVGRRLPAHVTALGQVLLAELTDDEVAAVLPSPLSSITEHTITDLAALTAELDRVRTRGWAFEYEQGTPGVACVASAVDYRIPATDAISCSMPSDLPAGEIEKITEAVVRHTRKLSATLRREGIR, encoded by the coding sequence ATGGCAAACGTCCACGCAGATGGGACTCAGATGGAGCCGTCGCTGGTCAAGTCCGCGGAACGAGCGGTCCGAATCCTGGAGACCCTGGCGGCCTCACCGGTGAAGCTCAACCTGTCCGAGCTTCAACAGCGCGTCGGGTATCCGCGCAGCAGCCTGCACGCCCTGATGCGCACGCTCCTGGAGCTGAAGTGGATCGAGGCGGACGAGGTCCGCTCCGCGTACGGCATCGGCCCGCACGCGCTGCTCACCGGCACCGCCTACCTGGACAAGGACCCCGCGCTGCCGCTGGCGCAGGAGACCCTGGAGGATCTGCGTGCCGAACTCGGCCGCACGGTGCACTTCGCCCGTCGCGACGACGCGCACGTGCTCTACCTGGCCAGCCGCGAGTCCCGCGAGGCGCATCACGTCATCCCGCGGGTCGGACGGCGCCTTCCGGCCCACGTGACCGCGCTCGGCCAGGTCCTGCTGGCGGAGCTCACCGACGACGAGGTGGCCGCGGTGCTGCCCAGCCCCCTTTCCTCGATCACCGAGCACACGATCACCGACCTCGCCGCGCTCACCGCCGAACTCGACCGGGTGCGCACGCGCGGCTGGGCCTTCGAGTACGAGCAGGGCACCCCGGGTGTGGCCTGCGTGGCCAGCGCGGTCGACTACCGCATCCCCGCCACCGACGCGATCAGCTGTTCCATGCCCTCCGACCTGCCTGCCGGCGAGATCGAGAAGATCACCGAAGCGGTGGTCAGGCACACGCGCAAGCTCTCCGCCACGCTGCGCCGCGAGGGCATTCGCTGA
- a CDS encoding carbohydrate ABC transporter permease, producing the protein MTTPLPSPGPAPRSLPGRRSGTLTAWLFLAPALLLFLYFKFIPMFEGLRMSFFEVRPYLGDEWVGTDNYRTILADSAFVSAMWHSTLLALGTTVGSLVLGLLLALLIEGKARYLWFVRTAAFLPVVTTMAAVAEVWRIMYHPGDTGMINTIIGWLGIGPQPFLASEDSSLLSIMGMGIWRGTPYDMMIFLAGLVGVDRTLYEAAAVDGASTWRRLRHVTLPALRPVFWILFTLAAIRGLRVFVEVYVLTNGGPDGSSEVLMTLIYKLGLQRGDLGVAAAGSIVLFVATLLLTVLVQFLRRRQPR; encoded by the coding sequence ATGACCACGCCTCTTCCATCCCCCGGACCGGCGCCCCGCTCCCTGCCGGGGCGCCGGTCCGGGACACTGACCGCCTGGCTCTTCCTCGCCCCCGCGCTGCTGCTGTTCCTCTACTTCAAGTTCATCCCCATGTTCGAGGGCCTGCGGATGAGCTTCTTCGAGGTTCGCCCGTATCTCGGCGACGAGTGGGTGGGCACGGACAACTACCGCACCATCCTGGCCGACAGCGCGTTCGTCAGCGCCATGTGGCACAGCACGCTGCTGGCGCTGGGGACCACGGTCGGCTCACTCGTCCTGGGCCTGCTGCTCGCTCTTCTCATCGAGGGCAAGGCCCGGTATCTGTGGTTCGTCAGGACCGCGGCGTTCCTGCCCGTGGTGACGACGATGGCCGCGGTCGCCGAGGTCTGGCGGATCATGTATCACCCGGGCGACACGGGAATGATCAATACCATCATCGGGTGGCTGGGCATCGGCCCGCAACCGTTCCTGGCCAGCGAGGACTCCTCCCTGCTTTCGATCATGGGAATGGGCATCTGGCGCGGCACGCCGTACGACATGATGATCTTCCTTGCCGGGCTGGTCGGGGTGGACCGAACGCTGTACGAGGCCGCGGCGGTGGACGGCGCGTCCACCTGGCGGCGGCTGCGGCACGTGACGCTGCCGGCGCTGCGCCCGGTGTTCTGGATCCTGTTCACCCTGGCCGCCATCCGGGGCCTGAGGGTGTTCGTCGAGGTCTACGTCCTCACCAACGGCGGGCCCGACGGCTCCAGCGAGGTGCTGATGACACTGATCTACAAGCTCGGCCTGCAACGAGGCGACCTCGGGGTCGCGGCCGCGGGATCGATCGTGCTGTTCGTCGCCACGCTGCTGCTGACCGTCCTGGTCCAGTTCCTGCGCAGGAGGCAGCCGAGATGA
- a CDS encoding carbohydrate ABC transporter permease, whose product MRFDSALGLEARRGPLATIAKIVLYGGMVIVFTGPLVGLLVSAFGETLDPTGFSIVPDGFTLENFFRAGEMGVYGYLLNSFVVVGFGLLLQMLVSVFAAYSLARKKFRGMSIVLLIMLATMMLPEEVIIIPLSVVLADVPPFHLDLIGSYAGMILPVGAWGFSILVMTEFMKEVPVELEEAAHIDGAGELRTFFTIILPLCRPALGVIGVFGFTMIWDQYLLPLIVATESSQWTLPIALRSLRSDEDSGIGVLLAASLLALLPSIIAFLLFQRQFMRGLTSGAIKG is encoded by the coding sequence ATGAGATTCGACAGCGCGCTCGGCCTGGAGGCCAGGCGCGGACCGCTCGCGACCATCGCGAAGATCGTGCTCTACGGGGGCATGGTCATCGTCTTCACCGGGCCGCTGGTGGGGCTGCTGGTCAGCGCCTTCGGCGAGACGCTCGACCCGACCGGCTTCTCGATAGTGCCGGACGGCTTCACCCTGGAGAACTTCTTCCGGGCGGGCGAGATGGGCGTCTACGGCTATCTGCTCAACTCCTTCGTGGTGGTCGGGTTCGGGCTGCTGCTGCAGATGCTGGTCAGCGTCTTCGCCGCCTACTCTCTGGCGCGCAAGAAGTTCAGGGGCATGTCGATCGTGCTGCTGATCATGCTGGCCACGATGATGCTCCCCGAGGAGGTCATCATCATCCCGCTCTCGGTGGTGCTGGCCGACGTGCCACCCTTCCATCTCGACCTGATCGGCTCCTACGCGGGGATGATCCTCCCGGTCGGCGCCTGGGGGTTCTCCATCCTGGTCATGACCGAGTTCATGAAGGAGGTGCCGGTCGAGCTGGAGGAGGCCGCGCACATCGACGGGGCGGGCGAGCTGCGCACGTTCTTCACCATCATCCTGCCGCTGTGCAGGCCCGCGCTCGGCGTGATCGGGGTGTTCGGCTTCACGATGATCTGGGACCAGTATCTGCTCCCGCTGATCGTGGCCACGGAGTCGAGCCAGTGGACGCTGCCGATCGCCCTGCGCTCGCTGCGTTCGGACGAGGACTCCGGCATCGGCGTGCTGCTCGCGGCGTCCCTGCTGGCACTGCTGCCGTCGATCATCGCGTTCCTGCTCTTCCAGCGGCAGTTCATGCGCGGCCTGACCAGCGGCGCCATCAAGGGTTAG
- a CDS encoding NAD-dependent epimerase/dehydratase family protein, which produces MRVLVTGAAGIVGTMLRPRLARPGRVLRLLDLVSIDPGPGEEAVTADLTDEAAVRAAMEDVQAVVHLGGLSRERPWADTLHVNVHGTYVLLEAARRAGVRQVVLAGSHHAVGFHPRTPDAARPSDAEAEDSAPDYLFPRPDTFYGVSKVAAEALGSLYHDRFGMNVVVMRLGSCAARPVDTRALSTWLSPGDGARLVEASLVAGGFHVVWGVSANTRRWWSLEEGRAIGYHPEDDAESYASSLIADHGEPDPADPVHALVGGVFCTRELGGVW; this is translated from the coding sequence ATGCGTGTTCTCGTGACAGGTGCCGCCGGGATCGTCGGCACCATGCTCCGACCCCGCCTCGCGCGGCCGGGCCGGGTGCTGCGCCTGCTCGACCTCGTTTCGATCGACCCCGGGCCGGGGGAGGAGGCCGTCACGGCCGACCTGACCGACGAGGCCGCCGTCCGGGCGGCGATGGAGGACGTGCAGGCGGTGGTCCACCTGGGCGGGCTCAGCCGCGAGCGCCCGTGGGCGGACACCCTCCACGTGAACGTCCACGGCACCTACGTGCTGCTTGAGGCGGCCCGCCGGGCAGGGGTCCGGCAGGTCGTGCTGGCCGGCAGCCACCACGCGGTCGGTTTCCACCCCCGCACGCCGGACGCGGCGCGGCCGTCGGACGCCGAGGCCGAGGACAGTGCGCCGGACTACCTGTTTCCCAGGCCCGACACCTTCTACGGCGTCAGCAAGGTCGCCGCCGAGGCGCTCGGCAGTCTCTACCACGACCGGTTCGGCATGAACGTCGTGGTGATGCGGCTGGGCTCCTGCGCCGCGCGCCCGGTCGACACCCGCGCGCTGTCGACCTGGCTCTCGCCCGGCGACGGCGCCCGGCTGGTGGAGGCGTCCCTCGTCGCAGGCGGTTTCCACGTGGTGTGGGGCGTCTCGGCCAACACCCGCCGCTGGTGGTCGCTGGAGGAGGGCCGGGCCATCGGCTACCACCCCGAGGACGACGCCGAGTCGTATGCATCCTCTCTCATCGCCGATCACGGCGAACCCGATCCCGCCGACCCCGTCCACGCCCTTGTCGGCGGCGTCTTCTGCACCCGCGAACTCGGTGGCGTCTGGTGA